A single window of Modestobacter italicus DNA harbors:
- the accA gene encoding acetyl-CoA carboxylase carboxyl transferase subunit alpha codes for MTTPGVPAPPVHTGWTSCPACGWLLYHKRLERNLHVCPECEHHLRLGARARIDMLVDPGSFTETNVTRGDSDPLSFTDLRPYPDRLRDAAHRSGESEAVLVGEARIGGIPLVLAVMDFGFLGGSMGVEVGRRVSEAAALALEQGRPLVVVCASGGARMQEGVFSLFQMARASEAFGRLREAGLLSVCVLTDPTYGGVSASFATLASVLIGERGAHVGFAGPRVVQETIRAELPHDFQTSEFLLAHGLVDRVESRADLRPVLVRLLAMHAGQAAGVPAEDEPADERADTWGAAPGPQPADRDPWEVVQRARVVDRPTTLDYLHTAFDDFVELHGDRAFGDDPAVVGGVASIGGRPVVVIGHEKGHSVRERVAHNFGMPHPEGYRKALRLLGHAEDHRLPVVTLVDTPGAHPGPEAEERGQSHAIAEIIMRSSRLRVPVVAVVTGEGGSGGALALCTSDRLLVLENAYLSVISPEGCAAILWRTATAAPAAARAMQLGAPHLYRSGIATSVVPEPPGGAHTDPLAAADLLRAALLRELDELSRVDVTTLLAERSRRLSGMDGNGGRRVRALQPVVPAGC; via the coding sequence TTGACCACACCCGGGGTCCCCGCCCCGCCGGTGCACACGGGCTGGACCTCCTGCCCGGCCTGCGGCTGGCTGCTCTACCACAAGCGGCTGGAGCGCAACCTGCACGTCTGCCCGGAGTGCGAGCACCACCTGCGGCTGGGCGCCCGCGCCCGGATCGACATGCTGGTCGACCCCGGCAGCTTCACCGAGACCAACGTGACCCGCGGGGACTCCGACCCGCTGTCCTTCACCGACCTGCGCCCCTACCCCGACCGGCTCCGCGACGCCGCGCACCGCTCCGGTGAGTCCGAGGCGGTGCTGGTGGGCGAGGCGCGGATCGGCGGGATCCCGCTGGTCCTCGCCGTCATGGACTTCGGCTTCCTGGGCGGCAGCATGGGCGTCGAGGTCGGCCGGCGGGTGAGCGAGGCGGCCGCGCTGGCCCTGGAGCAGGGCCGGCCGCTGGTGGTCGTCTGCGCCAGCGGCGGCGCCCGGATGCAGGAGGGCGTCTTCTCGCTGTTCCAGATGGCCCGCGCCAGCGAGGCCTTCGGACGGCTGAGGGAGGCCGGCCTGCTCTCGGTCTGCGTGCTCACCGACCCCACCTACGGCGGGGTGTCCGCCTCCTTCGCGACCCTGGCCTCGGTGCTCATCGGCGAGCGCGGCGCGCACGTGGGCTTCGCCGGTCCGCGGGTGGTGCAGGAGACGATCCGCGCCGAGCTCCCCCACGACTTCCAGACCTCGGAGTTCCTCCTCGCCCACGGCCTGGTGGACCGGGTCGAGAGCCGGGCGGACCTGCGGCCGGTGCTCGTCCGGCTGCTCGCGATGCACGCAGGGCAGGCCGCCGGCGTCCCGGCCGAGGACGAGCCGGCGGACGAGCGGGCGGACACCTGGGGCGCGGCGCCCGGGCCGCAGCCGGCGGACCGCGACCCGTGGGAGGTCGTCCAGCGGGCGCGGGTCGTGGACCGGCCGACGACGCTGGACTACCTGCACACCGCCTTCGACGACTTCGTCGAGCTGCACGGCGACCGGGCCTTCGGCGACGACCCCGCCGTGGTGGGCGGGGTGGCCTCGATCGGGGGCCGGCCGGTGGTGGTGATCGGCCACGAGAAGGGGCACTCGGTCCGCGAGCGGGTGGCGCACAACTTCGGCATGCCGCACCCGGAGGGCTACCGCAAGGCGCTGCGCCTGCTCGGGCACGCCGAGGACCACCGGCTGCCGGTCGTCACCCTCGTCGACACCCCCGGGGCGCACCCGGGGCCGGAGGCGGAGGAGCGCGGGCAGTCCCACGCGATCGCCGAGATCATCATGCGCAGCAGCCGGCTGCGGGTCCCGGTCGTCGCGGTGGTCACCGGCGAGGGCGGCTCCGGCGGCGCGCTGGCGCTGTGCACCTCCGACCGGCTGCTGGTGCTGGAGAACGCCTACCTGTCGGTGATCAGCCCCGAGGGGTGCGCGGCGATCCTGTGGCGGACCGCGACGGCGGCCCCCGCCGCGGCGCGGGCCATGCAGCTGGGCGCGCCGCACCTGTACCGGTCGGGCATCGCCACCTCCGTCGTCCCCGAGCCACCGGGCGGTGCGCACACCGACCCGCTGGCGGCGGCCGACCTGCTCCGCGCCGCGCTCCTCCGCGAGCTGGACGAGCTGTCCCGGGTCGACGTGACCACCCTGCTGGCCGAGCGGTCCCGCCGGTTGTCCGGCATGGACGGCAACGGCGGTCGCCGGGTGCGTGCGCTGCAGCCCGTCGTCCCGGCGGGGTGCTGA
- a CDS encoding TcmI family type II polyketide cyclase: MHETMIIAKMDPRDADEVAAVFGRSDATSMPHDIGVRHRSLFQFHGLYVHLIGFDRPPAESMQVAQSLPAFRSVSEELKPYIEAYDPNWRSPQDAMARRFYHWTSSPE; encoded by the coding sequence GTGCACGAGACCATGATCATCGCGAAGATGGACCCCCGCGACGCCGACGAGGTGGCCGCCGTCTTCGGCCGCTCGGACGCGACGTCCATGCCCCACGACATCGGGGTGCGACACCGGTCCCTCTTCCAGTTCCACGGCCTCTACGTGCACCTGATCGGCTTCGACCGCCCGCCGGCGGAGTCGATGCAGGTGGCGCAGTCGCTGCCGGCCTTCCGGTCGGTGAGCGAGGAGCTCAAGCCCTACATCGAGGCCTACGACCCCAACTGGCGCTCACCGCAGGACGCGATGGCCCGCCGCTTCTACCACTGGACCTCGTCGCCCGAGTGA
- a CDS encoding LuxR C-terminal-related transcriptional regulator, protein MIGDLLLGTAEDATGGDPVLSGSGDGVLTQPAAAPVRVLICDDHEVLRHGLRTVLLRAPDLTVVGEAAGAAEALALATSTRPDVTVIGLGAHGPVVQELVRALTTMGVRVVLLGEPGAGSDLIDALQAGASGYVHTTVTPQRLIDGVRAVAQGETVLDAAATGELLHRLDDGPRSADGGPATHSGPLTARQQTVSRLVAEGLTNAEIADRLNVSRATVKGHITVALRRLGLRDRTQLAIHLHRSTRPGDGRGPGPTRG, encoded by the coding sequence ATGATCGGCGACCTGCTGCTCGGCACGGCCGAGGACGCCACGGGAGGAGATCCTGTGCTCTCTGGGAGCGGGGACGGTGTGCTGACCCAGCCCGCCGCGGCACCTGTCCGGGTGCTCATCTGCGACGACCACGAGGTGCTCCGGCACGGTCTGCGGACGGTGCTGCTCCGCGCGCCGGACCTGACCGTGGTCGGTGAGGCGGCCGGCGCCGCCGAGGCCCTGGCGCTCGCCACGAGCACGCGGCCCGACGTGACCGTCATCGGTCTCGGTGCGCACGGGCCGGTCGTCCAGGAGCTGGTCCGGGCGCTGACCACGATGGGCGTCCGGGTCGTGCTGCTCGGCGAGCCCGGCGCCGGCAGCGACCTCATCGACGCCCTGCAGGCCGGGGCGAGCGGGTACGTGCACACGACGGTGACCCCGCAGCGCCTCATCGACGGGGTGCGCGCCGTGGCGCAGGGGGAGACCGTGCTCGACGCGGCCGCGACCGGGGAGCTGCTGCACCGCCTCGACGACGGCCCCCGGTCGGCGGACGGCGGGCCGGCCACGCACAGCGGGCCGCTGACCGCGCGGCAGCAGACCGTCTCCCGGCTGGTCGCCGAGGGCCTGACCAACGCCGAGATCGCCGACCGGCTGAACGTCAGCCGGGCGACGGTCAAGGGCCACATCACCGTCGCCCTGCGGCGCCTGGGGCTGCGCGACCGCACCCAGCTGGCGATCCACCTGCACCGTTCCACCCGACCGGGCGACGGGCGCGGGCCCGGCCCCACGCGGGGGTGA
- a CDS encoding response regulator transcription factor, giving the protein MTTDHGGSRAGHGRLALHPPADDGKSRAPLRDVARAPELRSTELPLRPRATRPPRTLVQVRLCDDQEVFRLGLRVVLEAQPDIAVVAETSQLQETVAGTDGPGNQVVVVRQGLLSGASLPLLRDLCQRGAGVLVLAETAERPDSGMMDVLQAGVRGFLPRRTAACRLVEAVRALARKETALDSAVASQLVRYLTGDAAQAGCEERALDRLTERQRDVAALVAEGLSNEEIASRLFLSPATVKSHLTAVMRRLDVRTRTQLAILLNRDHSPAA; this is encoded by the coding sequence ATGACCACGGACCACGGCGGGTCCCGGGCAGGCCACGGCAGGCTGGCGCTGCACCCTCCCGCGGACGACGGGAAGAGCCGCGCCCCGCTGCGGGACGTGGCCCGCGCCCCCGAGCTGCGGAGCACCGAGCTGCCCCTCCGGCCGCGCGCGACCCGGCCACCGCGGACGCTGGTCCAGGTGCGGCTCTGCGACGACCAGGAGGTCTTCCGGCTGGGCCTGCGGGTGGTCCTCGAGGCGCAGCCGGACATCGCGGTCGTCGCGGAGACCAGCCAGCTGCAGGAGACCGTGGCCGGCACCGACGGCCCGGGCAACCAGGTGGTCGTCGTCCGGCAGGGGCTGCTGAGCGGCGCCAGCCTCCCGCTGCTGCGCGACCTGTGCCAGCGCGGGGCGGGGGTGCTGGTGCTCGCGGAGACCGCCGAGCGACCCGACTCCGGGATGATGGACGTGCTCCAGGCCGGGGTCCGCGGCTTCCTGCCGCGCCGCACGGCGGCGTGCCGGCTCGTGGAGGCCGTCCGGGCGCTCGCCCGCAAGGAGACCGCGCTGGACTCCGCGGTGGCCAGCCAGCTGGTGCGCTACCTGACCGGGGACGCCGCGCAGGCCGGGTGCGAGGAGCGGGCGCTGGACCGGCTCACCGAGCGGCAGCGGGACGTGGCCGCCCTGGTGGCCGAGGGGCTCAGCAACGAGGAGATCGCCAGCCGGCTGTTCCTCAGCCCGGCGACGGTCAAGAGCCACCTCACCGCGGTGATGCGCCGCCTCGACGTCCGCACCCGCACCCAGCTGGCCATCCTGCTCAACCGCGACCACTCGCCGGCGGCGTAG
- a CDS encoding ABC transporter ATP-binding protein yields the protein MQPVQETGGPGDEVVVLDGLTKRYGSRTVVDDLSLTVRRGEVYGFLGPNGAGKTTTLRALLGLIRPTSGTATVLGRPAGSSAVRVGALIEGPGFYPYLSGRDNLRVLARYAGAPPGRVDLVLGTVALTDRAGDRYSTYSLGMKQRLGVAAALLKDPELVILDEPTNGLDPAGITDMRALLRRLSGEGCTVVLSSHLLGEVEQVCDRVAVVSVGRLVVESSVGELLGLRRLVVEADPIEEAAAITAGLLGADRVAVEDGALVVQAGPEDTARINRALVLADVDVTGLRQEAQTLEEVFLQMTGSELESAVR from the coding sequence ATGCAGCCAGTACAGGAGACCGGTGGGCCCGGTGACGAGGTCGTGGTGCTGGACGGGCTCACCAAGCGCTACGGGAGCCGCACCGTCGTCGACGACCTGTCCCTCACCGTCCGTCGCGGGGAGGTGTACGGCTTCCTCGGCCCCAACGGCGCCGGCAAGACGACGACCCTGCGGGCCCTGCTCGGGCTGATCCGGCCGACCAGCGGCACGGCGACGGTGCTCGGCCGGCCCGCGGGCTCCTCGGCGGTCCGGGTCGGCGCGCTCATCGAGGGTCCGGGCTTCTACCCCTACCTCTCCGGCCGGGACAACCTCCGCGTCCTCGCCCGCTACGCCGGGGCCCCGCCCGGCCGGGTCGACCTGGTGCTGGGCACCGTCGCCCTCACCGACCGGGCCGGCGACCGCTACAGCACCTACTCGCTGGGCATGAAGCAGCGGCTCGGGGTGGCCGCGGCGCTGCTCAAGGACCCCGAGCTGGTCATCCTCGACGAGCCCACCAACGGGCTGGACCCCGCCGGGATCACCGACATGCGCGCGCTGCTGCGCCGGCTGTCCGGCGAGGGCTGCACCGTCGTGCTGTCCAGCCACCTCCTCGGCGAGGTCGAGCAGGTCTGCGACCGGGTCGCGGTGGTCTCCGTCGGACGGCTGGTCGTCGAGAGCAGCGTCGGCGAGCTGCTCGGGCTGCGCCGCCTGGTGGTGGAGGCCGACCCGATCGAGGAGGCCGCCGCCATCACGGCCGGGCTGCTGGGCGCCGACCGGGTGGCGGTGGAGGACGGCGCCCTCGTCGTCCAGGCCGGGCCGGAGGACACCGCGCGGATCAACCGGGCGCTGGTCCTGGCCGACGTCGACGTGACCGGGCTGCGCCAGGAGGCGCAGACCCTCGAGGAGGTCTTCCTGCAGATGACCGGGTCCGAGCTCGAGAGCGCCGTCCGGTGA